The sequence below is a genomic window from Excalfactoria chinensis isolate bCotChi1 chromosome 17, bCotChi1.hap2, whole genome shotgun sequence.
AGTTATCCAGGCCTAGCTGAAATCAAATGGAAGCACTTATTTTCCTGATTTCTAAGAGAACAATCCTGTTTCTTCATTCTGTTGGGAACCGAGTgttactgttttgctttttgttcctcTTATTTGTCCTGAAGGTCTCTTCAGTGTTCTTGTTGAAAACCTTGTGATCTTTGGAATGAAAAGTGCTCATATTTGAATCAATTTAATGTTAATTTGAGCAGTTAATTGAATATAACTGTATCTTAAGCTGATAGAAAATAATCTGCTATGAAAACACGAGTTTTTAAAGgcaaatgcagaagaaagatgaGCTGTAAGCACTGCACTCTGCACAGGTTGTTAGTAATTACTGTAGCTGTGACCTTGTATAGCTGTCATTTGCAGGTGCTGCTTTAGCTTCCCATCTTAATGGAAACTGtatctttgtctttttcagATTCCTAATAATCCTTCATCCCCACCTTTTACTTTACCAGCTTTCCCACCTTGTATTCTTGGGTTTCTAATACGTCTTTGCCACGTCTTTCTTCGAGGTAGTTTTGTAGTTCAGCCATACAGGTTGGTCTTAGTTTGAGCAGAGCATTGAGCCTTCAGAGCTATCAAGtaacagagctgtgctgctgctattAACCAGCTCTAACCTGGTCCAGAAGTAACACCTGTTCTATCCTTATGAAAGCAGAGCAACTTTCCCAtctacttttaaaatgttacacTGAATGAAACTCAGGTTGAGGCGGagtatttttttaagctttgaTTGAGACTGACTTCTGAAGGaacatcatttaaaaatgaagtgtgGGTTCTATTTTCTCTCCTGACAAGTCATATCTTCCACAGTGCACACAGAGCTGATTCACTGTCATGTTACTCACATACACTGGAGATGTTTAAACTTACTGTTGAATTATTGctcagaaacattaaaattacTGCCTCTGAAGTAGTTACAATAGGAATTCACGTGTCCTTTTCAGCTATGAAAGCTTTCACTTGAATTTTATCACTACACCTagataaaataacatttatacAATCAATTTACGGTGCACTACGGCTTCTGTTGATTTTGCTGTGCAAACAGGGCTGATAACACAAGTGCACACTGACAGCTGAGAGCTACCTGGTGCTGAGCTTGGCTGTGTTCTGTAGTTGAAGCTGTGAAAACCTAATGCAGAGATTGGTATTGCAGCCTGCCAGGTGGGTCTGCTGCACGTGTATTGGGCTTTGTGTAAAACTGAAGTTAGAAAGCTGGAGATAATGGTCTAAGTACTATACCTATTCCCCATCATCTGGGCTGCCTCCACAAATGCATACCTAAATACCTTTCAAGTTTAAGTGACttgttttggggggaaaaatggtGATGGAGAGCTGatataaattaaatacaagTTAACCAGAAGAAATTGACTATTTCTGGTGTcatgtgggtgccccatccctggaggcattcaaggccaggctggatgcaggcgaccctgcacatagcagggggttggaactggatgcacattgtgatccttttcaacccaggccattctacagATCTAATGATGGCTACCAGATACTAGAGTGCATAGTGCAGAAAAAGAATTCCAAACTCAATAGCTGAAAGAATTCAAACATGATGATGAGAAGCTTGTTATTTTAATGGTTGGTTTAATGACCTCAGCTGATAGAGGTCAGGTTGAACATTTGGATGCAATAAGTAGGCTGCTTTTAGTAACAAACACCGTAAGAATCAGTGTTGTGGCTATAGGTGCTTTTCATGAATATGTGGAAAGCTTCTGTAATGGAACCAGTGAGATTCTAGTGTGTCCCTTACTGCTCAGGGCTGTCTTGCAGTAATATGGATGTGGTGACTTGTCTCATTAGGGACAGTCCTCTCTGTAGGTGTTCCAGCAGAATGTCCAGACTAGctgaaacacaaatattttatcTTACTCATATGTAACCTTTGCATGTCCACGTGTCCTACAGTAACAggcttgtttttaatgtaacagTGTTAAGTCTCAGTGCAGGCAGAAGTCACCAGTTATGTTTTCTCTCTGAGTGCAGCTGCTGGTGGGTTTGTCCCAGAGCAATGCTGTGATGTgcagctccctccctccctgctgttgAAATGCTTCTGTCTGTGGCATTTGCAGGGTCTGTGTATCCTGTGTGATACTGGAAAAGTCACAGCAGCTGATGTTTGCTTTCTAAATAAGTGCCAAGGCTTTAAATATTCCTTGCCCCAGCAGTTGGAAATGTGGCACTATTTTGTTAATGAACACAAAGCAGGAAGCGCGGGGTGATTTGACGGATCAGTGCTCTTTGGCTATCTGAGAAGTATAACATGTAAACTCACTGTAATAGTTAGCTGAGGTCCCTTTCCTCAAAGCGGTGGAGTTACACATAGCCTCTGTGTACCTCCGGAGTGGATTGTGGCAGCCAAGCCACAGGAGGGACAGCTTTATCAAGGACACTGGGACAAGCTTGGCTTTTACATGCCTGGAGCCCTCAGAGTAGACAGATGACTCCTTGTTctgttaaaaacatttccccaAACCCTCTTTCCTTATGGCAGGGAGAAAGTCACTTGAGCTATTATGACCCAAATGCTTTGACTGTGaggttggcttttttttaaaatacagatcttAGTTAAGCAAGGTGAATTTTCTGGTATGTGAAAGGATCAAATCTCTGTGCATTGACGTAGCTAGAATTCACTTTATTCTAAGTGTGCTGGCTTTCCCCAGTATTAGTCCAACACAGCCCAGGAAGCAGCTGTGGGAAATAAGGAACACATCTAGCATTGTACACAGCTGACAGATCTGTGGCTTGAGAGAAGGTACTGTTTGCATCTTTTCTGCACCTTTTCTGTAAGCAACGTTCATGTCTCTTTCTCCTAAAATAACCCATGGTTACCAAGCATCAAGTTGGTCCGTGGCTTCACCTTGTTTCTAAAGCTTCTCGTGTACCAGGGATTTCAAAGGAGTTGTTTTTCTGTCCTTCAAAGGAATAAAAGGCTTAACACCCTGCAGCTCAGGAAAGGAACTGCTGCATGCACTCTTGGGAAAATGGCTTTCTcctttgcaggttttttttttcactgcttatTGAATATGCTGGTGGAAAGTAGAGTCAAATTGTGCTTCTCAAGTTAATTAACTGTTAGTGTAATTTGTTAAAATAAGCACCACTGTGGTGTGAATGTTAGGAAAGGCGTATTTTCTGTCTACTTCAGTAAGGCATTTGATCATGCTAGCTGTAATCTCCTGCTTGCCTTAATGTGAGAGTAATAGGACACAGGAAGCTCCCTTGTACTGGCAGGCTAAATTGGAATATGATATGtagctgcttttttcctttactgGATTATGTGACacaaatatcttttctttcctgtttaggaggaaacaaaacagttgtTAAATCAACAGAAGTCTGGTTCACGCTCAGACTCACGGGAGGATGAaatctctcctcctcctcctatGAACCCTGTGGTCAAGGGTCGAAGAAGACGTGGGGCCATCAGTGCAGAAGTCTATACAGAGGAGGATGCTGCATCTTATGTTAGAAAGGTGCTCTAAGTTTTGTCCTTTAATGTTGCCAAGAGTTGTACATAGAATCAGAGTTTACTTGAGGCTATTTAATATCCAGTATTAAGTAACACTAAGCCTGTAGCCTGTTAGGTAGTGTGATAACAGTGAAATTCAGACCTGCATATATAGCTCTTTGGGTTGTCATGCAGACAAACAATTTTTACTCAGTTATAATCTTTTCCCTTTGATGTAGTGTGTATATAatcacatataaatatatgtttttaatacaCGCACACAGAGTACTTAGAACAGCTGCAGCAGTATTAAATTTAACCCAAAGGTGGAGCAGATTTGGTGCTGTTCTTTGGGAAATTAGCTGAACATATACTTGCAATTGTGAAAGGACACTACAGACTTAACATGGAATTGTGTTTTTACAGTTGCATGAAATCAATGTTTATTTACCTTCTGAATAAACTGGCTGTAATTGTCAACTGTATTTGTTCCTTAAAACTACAGTGCTtaaaaaagcctgaaaagaCTCGAGTTCTGTAGCAATTTGAGTCATTTGTTAGTCCTGGATAGTTCAGAAGATTGAGTCAATtactttttctgatttttatccTAGGTTATTCCAAAAGATTATAAAACTATGGCTGCATTGGCAAAAGCTATTGAGAAGAATGTGCTGTTTGCCCATCTTGATGATAATGAGAGAAGGTAGGAATAAATCTTAGTTGAAGTCTTAAAagtgtaataaaatattaagttTAAAGTTACAAGTTGCatttaactttccttttttataGTAAAATACAAAGTTGCACAGCCTGTTTACAACAGTCAGTGTAACTGTAAAGAGATTACAGGAAAAGTTGGTTGGTTGAGGTTGGAGGTGTATGAATGCatgcacagcatcacagaatagttgggattggaagggacctttaaagatcatctggttccaacccttCAGCTGTGGGCACCTTCCACTAGATTaggtgactgtgtgtgttgcagTTGTCTAATTTTGGTATCCTTCTTTCAGTGACATCTTTGATGCAATGTTCCCCGTCACTTACATTGCAGGCGAGACTGTCATACAGCAAGGCAAGTGACAGTATTTACATTGATAAATGTTTGGGATGGTGAGCAGGCCCTGACCTAATGCTCTTGttactgtgctgctttggtAGTAAAAACCCCGTCTGGTTATGGCAAACCTTTCTTGTCACGTTAACTGAAGCACAGCTCATGCTCTAAAGTAAGGAGAGAAGCAGTTGTGGGAATAATTGTGTTTCCTCACACATTATTTATTGGAAAGATTGTGATTTAATGACTCTGCAAAATACTTCAGGGCAATTTTTGAATCCAGTATGCCTTTCCATTGTTCTTGGAAATGTGGCTGATGTACTGCATGCCAGCAGATGTCCTCTTTCACAGGACTAAAAAGtgtgaaatgaacaaaatatgATATTTCccctcccagctgtgcagaATGTCTCTGTCAACCTCGTTACATTCTGCACATCAAAGCTGGCAGAGATGTTGGTTTTGTACAAGTATGTTTGCCTCGCTGTACCTTTTGTGAGTATTTAACTTTTTTATCCTGTTTTTAGGGGATGAAGGTGATAATTTCTACGTTGTTGATCAAGGAGAAATGGATGTAAGCATTATTGATAGCTTATTAATGATGCATTCATCCCTAGCAGAAGAGTAGCATGGTGTTCTTAGGCCTCACACATCCTTTATTAGCTTTTCTCTTAAGAAGCTGGAACTTGTTGAAGCTAATTTTGCTTTGGAGCTATTTTGCTCTTTGATACTTCAGTCTGACTGCACAGACTGTGAATTATGTTtaactttaaaatgaattattcagATGTTAATTAAGTACTAATACTTGCCACGTTTGGAGTCTAGGAAAGGTGTTTAAGAATGACAGACCTTCTTATTTTCTAATCCAAATAATCCATAGCTTTCTATGGAATTTTTTTGACAGCTTCTTGAAAGTCCATTCAAGTCCTTTGTGTTTCATAGAGGCttattgagatttttttcctatccaAAGGTGTGTGGGGTCTGCATTTCTAGTCTCTGTGCACGTGATATGGTCAGCAGACCTGCTGTCGATGGAAATAAAACTTGTGATGGAGTTTGGGCTTGGGTGTGAAGTGTAAATGAAATCCTGAAATGATCACTTTGACTATGTAGATGTAAGAATTTCCCTACATTATAAAGGAAATGCGGGGTAGTGGGAGCATCACATGTCTTTAACCAGCCTTCCAAACACTGTGGGCTTTGGCTTTCAGGTTTATGTGAACAATGAGTGGGCAACCAGTGTTGGTGAAGGTGGAAGCTTTGGAGAGCTTGCCCTTATATATGGAACTCCCCGTGCAGCAACTGTCAAAGCGAAGACAAATGTGAAGTTGTGGGGCATTGACAGAGATAGCTACAGAAGGATTTTGATGGCAAGTATTTGTCTAGCTGGCGTGTGGTTTATACCAGTGACTCAAGTAGCTGTCTGCTAACCTGCAGTTACGCTTTTGCTTTTACCCTTCAGTCAACTTGTGTTGGTTACTTGAccttctgtctgtgttttgctgGAGTTGTTTATACAAAACCCTGTTTAATGTCTTGTGCAATCAGAGAGCGTATCATTCAGGATGCACTTatcagggatggggcagggggaATCTTGCTTTGGTGAAAAAATCTATTCCTGTGCTACGTATGAGGTGTAGTTCTCTGGATTGAAAATATAACACCTCCTGGTTAAATTGCCACTTAGTATTGTGTGCTTGGGCTGTGTGGGACAGGATGTAATTAATATATCAGGTGAAGCTGTATGTTTTTAATACCGAATTTAATTTTGAAGTCTGATATCAAAGGAGAACTAGACAAAAGaatcctttttttgttgttgttgtttcattgtgtgctttttctttcttcttccatagGGGAGTACtttgagaaagagaaagatgtaTGAGGAATTCCTCAGTAAGGTGTCTATATTGGGTAAGTACAAAGATGTTGTTCCGAAGGGGAATAAATTGCCATATTACAATTAAGCTGTTACTCAGCACTATTATGATTACAGGCCAGGCTATTGTGGTGATGTGTTAAATGGACTGCAACGTCTGTGTTGCTTTTCTGCATCattcagaaataattgtaaTTAAAGCCTTGATATGCAGTGCCCAACTGCAGCTGTAAATGTGTTGTTCTGCCTATAAGGATGGAGGAAGGAGTGTGGTTTGTACCTCAAAAAGACAGCCTATTAATGAACTCTTAACTCTACAGAATCTCTGGACAAGTGGGAGCGCCTTACTGTAGCTGATGCATTAGAACCAGTACAGTTTGAGGATGGGCAAAAGATTGTGGTCCAGGGAGAGCCAGGGGATGAGTTCTTCATTATCTTGGAGGTAAGTAGGACTAAAATCAAAGCCTCCTAAGTTTGTCTATGTTTTCAATGTTGTTTATTCTGCCCTTAAATAGATgctgagagaaaaatgaaatgttggaATGTACTTTTAGAGAATTCCTCCTGAGATGTAATCTTGCTGGACACGCAGAAGCTTATATTtagttttgctatttttataaATGGTAATTCcaggaagaaataatgtttCTCTCTTAAACCAGTTCATTCTGTTCAGGAGAGTAAAGACACACATTACTAAATAGTAATATATAGATACACATAGTAATATCCTGCTAGTGGTATTGTTATCTCCTCTTTTTGCAAACTGTACTGTAATATTGGTGCAAAAAAGATGGGAAGAGATCGATGCTGTGGAAAGTAAACAGCCAGGATCTTTTTAAActtaaagaagaaggaaggcCAGTTGTTCTTATAGAGCAGTCTGGTGAATTATGTGTGAATTGTGAAGCGATTTTTAAAGACTGACATAAGTTATTTCTGCAAAGCAACTGATTCTGGAATTTGGTAATTTAATTGATAGCAGAAATTCTAATTGTTTAATTGCTGTGGTTAATTAAAGGGCACAGCTGCAGTGTTACAGCGTCgatcagaaaatgaagaatttgtTGAAGTGGGCAGACTGGCACCTTCTGATTATTTTGGTGAGTTCTGTAGTGACAACAGTAGTGTCATATACTACTGTCAATGTTTAACCTGTGGTGATGACTGCTGTGGGTGACAGTGATGGGATGGATTTGCTTAATCACTGTCTGATTGATGTGATTCACTCAGTGCCAATCACTTGATGTTCAGGTGTGCATGCATATTACAGAGAAGTGGTAGCTGTAGAATATTTGCTATTTGGAAGGATGATTATTTGGTCTGACCTCCCTACAGCAATTTGTGCCCAGGGCTGGAGATCCCAGAGCCTCATGTAAAGCCTTCCCTGTAAAAGTCAAACTAACCAGCTCCTCCAGAAACTCTCTATCCAGCCTGTGCTGCAGTCCCATAACCATCTGGGTGATACTGCTGGACTTGTTTCATGCCAAGCATCTTGCATTGGGAAGCTTAATACTGGGTGCAGTACTTTGCACAACTCAGGGTTTCCTCTGCCTTCTGTTGAAGGCATTTTTACTAAGCTAAAAGTTACATGATAGAGAAGTTGCTTTGGCTTGAAAAAGCTTATATgtgctaacaggaaaaaaaaaaaagctaattcCCACACGAATTTATTTGGTCACAGGTAAGGACTGGACATGTATGCTCACAGGGCGTTCTTGAATTATAATGTAACAGCGTATAACAGGATATTCCTGACTGCCTCATTTTAGGTTCAGAAGAACAATGCCTTGAAGCTCTCAAACAAAGCTTCTTCAAAAGAGAATTAATCTTTTCCCACCCCCTCAAAGCTGCTGAGAACCAactatttaatatttaaacacttccttctttcagaaaacaaaaaggctcatcttttttttttcccttcaggtTTAAGATTTGTCctctcattactttttttttgagCTGTCCTCTTGCAGGAGTTGTTTAGTTATCTGTTCAGCGTTTCAGCTTTGTGGATGATGTAATCAACAAATACTCTGTTTCAAGGCCTGAAGGGGGCTGTGCTCAGGAGCACCTGAGTAGTGTTCGGTCTGGCCAGAGGTTTGCTTAGCTCAATAACTGGTGCTAGGATGTTTGTTCTACTATGTCAAACATTGGTGTCTTCCAGTCTTTCCCTTGATATGTATATCCTTGAATTTCATACTACTACACTGCATGTTATCATTGTTGTTGTGTTCAAGCGCTGCAGAGCTGTCCCTTAGGCTTTAAGTCTCCCTTAGAACCTACtcacttaaaagaaagaatagcACATAAAGATGTTTTTTATGCTGGCTTCACAATTGCTTGTAGTGTAACTGTATAAACACTCACTCTGATCAATATTAAGACCTGAATTAACTTTGGTTCAATTCCTGCAGCAGTTTGGAATACAGCAGGGTAATGTATGACTCTTTGCACCTTGATTTGTAATGCTGTTCCCGTTCTCCTGTTGCTCTAGGTGAAATAGCTCTGTTGATGAACCGTCCCCGTGCTGCCACAGTTGTTGCTCGTGGCCTGTTGAAATGTGTAAAGCTTGATCGACCCCGATTTGAACGTGTCCTGGGTCCGTGCTCGGATATTCTCAAGCGAAACATCCAGCAGTACAACAGTTTTGTATCGCTGTCTGTCTGAAGCCTTCCTCCTTCTCAGCAACGTGCTTCACGAACGCAGACTGCTTTATTACCCTTGTGCAGAGCCATATGGCCACTGGCATTTGCAGCTTCctgtctgtttaaaaaaaacaaaaacaaaaaaagcttttcatagtactatttttaatttagagCATATTAGTTCCGTGCTCTCTGTCCCATTAAATACATAGAAAAAGTTCTATGGAGATGTTTGCTGTTACAGcttctctctgtgcagctgtgtccAACTTGGGCAAATACAGCAAACGCAGCCTTGCTTTACTGAAGGAGAGATCTCCAGGCACTGTGCCAATTGCCATAGAGTAAGGAGGTATCAGGGCGTAGGGGGAATTTCAAGGTATTTCTCAAATCATTGGACAGATTTTAAGGCTGTAGTCCTAAcctgctgtatttctttccaaatgagGATTGCCCATTGTAACGGAGCTTCTTGGGGCTTGGGgttttctttctagttttcTGGGTACTGTAATCCTGGGTTCAATTGTGAGGCATCGGCTGCTAAGAAAGCCACAGTTGGAATTTAACAGTATAAGTGTTCCTGTGTTTGCTGGTTTAAGGTTGCTTATGTTCTTGTCAATTGTAAATCAAAAGCTTTCAAGGTTAATAGTTCTGGTGAACTACTGCAGTTGTTACTTAATTTGCTGATTTGCCGCAACTGattctttccttgttctttcttcagtgaTAGATTTGCCCTGAACTTCCTGTTCAAAGTGGCAAGAACCAAATGTTACATTCAATGCCTAACTATGGGCTCAAGTACACGGACATAGGGATGGTGCAGCTGCCCAGCTGTTAGTCATGCACGGGTACTCCATTGGTGCAGAAATTGGAAGCaaaccttttatttcctttgcttgctTTGTATTCCTCAGTTgacttattcttttttaatggcCATCAGTTCATGTGTCCTTTTGTTAACAGGGCAATTTAACTGCGTATTGATGGCAGCATTAGTTGCAGGGTGCTGGCCCATACAAATGCCATTATACTTAGTGGAGACTGCGAGGCAAAAAAACATGCCTTGCTTTAACGTTTTAACTTTCCTGCAACACTCACTTATTTTAAGTATGCTTGTTTTTAAATCGATTCATAACTATAAAGAAGGATGATTAGGAGCCTAGTTGAAATACAGAAGGCTTATGCTCTTTCCATACTTACCCAATTGGCACAACACATTTCatactcctttttttccccctcccgAGTTCAATATGTTGCGGAGtcttaaatgtatttcagtattttccagcTTTGTGTTGCATCGTTCTGTGTGCACCAACACTTCCCAGAGGTTTGTACTGAATTCCACGGTTCAATAATGGTAGGCAGTTTTTAAGGTTTCCTTTAAACTGTAATTTATATCCAGTAGTGTAGGTTTGTATTTGGGAGTGACAGCAAGCGGTTTTGCGTTTATGGGGCAACTGCTTCTCAAGATGGAGCCCTcgtttaatttcctttttgagATGATACAGATTCAAATCCAACAGGCTTTTCTCCCAGGCATGTTGAGAAGAGCCTGCTAATTGATGCAAAGTAATTCTGAGGGTATCGGGCTTTTACAACCTGAAATCCCAGTGGTGGGGATTTAAACGCCTGTGGTTTGAGTTCTGTCTTCACCAGAAATCGAGAAGACTGCTACTGCCGGAGTCCTTAAGGAGTAAGCAAatgctacttttattttttaattattattataatattattattattatttttttttttgtaaagctgttttcttcagttctgactATCCGGGTTTTTCCTCCATTATGTGTTCGTGTTACTTTAAAGCACCAAAAACTGTGTAAAACTAGTTAGAGCTCCACACAAAAGTGCACATTTTTTTATATAAGGCTTTCTAATCAAGTTTCACTACTGCATCTTTTTAGCTTGCTGTTTACTCCCTTTTGTAGTTTTACCTACAAGATTTTAAGATAAACCAGCTAAGTCTGAGTTAAATATTAATCACAGTTATAGCTTTACCTTTGTGTGCAATTTAAATATGTTTGAAACCACAATTGGCATAGTTTTGCCTTAGCTAACATTTGGGGCTTTAGAAGTAATTTTTGCTAGTCCACCTTTAGCGAATTTATACAGTCTATTGCCCTAGAAAGCTATAGTCAACCAGAGGACCATTTTTGTATCGTTACCTGACTATCTAAGTCTGATTTACTGTATGTGCTAATATATTATATTCCTTTTGTTATAGATTGTCCTAATGGCAGGTAAAGcaataaaatgatttaaattctTAAATGCAATCagtctctttttcccccccaaccccccccccccaccccaatgtcttgtgttttcctttgccttcaGAGGATGAATTGCCTATAAGCTGATGGTAACAGTGGAAGTTTGAGTTTCAATCCTccctcacagcacagctgagcctTCCCCTCTGGGACTGAATAATGTGCACGAAAAGTCACCAGTAGAGGGAGATGCGACTTTGGGAATAGAACATCCCACACTGAAACAATGCTGAGAGTGAGTTAAATCCTTTCGTTTTAATCTATGGTCTGCTCACAAGAGTacgtgggggaaaaaatggtcTATAAGCCTGCTGCTGTTGAGAGTTCTGTTTGATTGAGGCTATCTAAACTGTGCTTAGGTGAAAGCTGGAAGTGGAAGGACATGGCTGGTTGTTCTGAGGTTGGACTGAGCTTCATTACAGTTCcctgtgaaaaacagcagcGGTGGCCAAACCAGCTCTGTTACTTCCCTGCGCAGTCCAGGCACTTGTTGGTGCCAGCATCACTCAGTGCTCGTTAGGTTGGGCAGAATTCcaacctgaaaagaaaatgcgGTAGGTGACACAACTTGCTGTGAacctgagcagcctgcagcGCTGCTGATGGCTTTTGTTTAACTGGAAGGTTAGTTTAGAATGAACTTCTAGtagactgttttgttttgttttgtttttctttaaggatGATAAATGATCAACAAAGTTCACAATGACTTTCCCTAGGCTGCCAAGAAGCTCAGTGTAATCATTCCTGAACAGTTGAGGCAAAAAGCTATTAAAGAGCTGCAGTAATCAAACCATGCTTAAGCCTTGTCCTTGGGAGGCAAGTGGAAGCTTACAAGCTGAAAGATCTCTGATAATtccttctttgctcttttttggTCTTCAGTTCCTATTGCTTCTCCTCAAAATACACAGAGAtaaggggaggaggaggagccaTTTCTGTTTAACAGGGAATGCTGATAACCTGAGTGACTTTGAAGCAAGAAGATGATGAAAGGTGGAGCCCCCCCCCAcctcagtgaaatattttgacCAGAAGCAGGTGGCTTCTGACCCAGGGGCAGAGGCCTTGTCTGCTGGTGGGTactgtgcagggctgctctAGTCTGACCACATTAACCAGTGTGTCGCCTTGTCTCAGAGTAAGGTTGCTCCTTTCTTACATGCACCGTCTTGGTTACAGAACACAGACTTAAAAAGAGGAGAATATTCGTGGCATCTCTTTATTCAAGCCTCATCCTTGGATCTAGCTTGTGTCCATCATAGCAAGACCAAGCTCCTGTGCAGGCTGGGcaagctgcaggctgtgtgtgtcCTTGTTACTCATAAGGCATGCTCAGCCACACCACACTGAGCCCGGCAGCTTTGCTTGAGTGCTCAGCCTGGGAGCCCACCACGATCCCTGAAGATCTTCCAAAGAGTTTCCCCTCTCCATCTCATGGGCACTTGTAGATAGAAATGACCAACTGTTCACATCTGTCCTTGGTCTCACAGGGCTCTTCCCTGCCTCTGAGCAGGAGCTGAAGGCTGTTTTATGTGCTCAGCTTTACTCTGTCAGATGCAGGAGCTTCGGGCTGCCTGGTGTCATTGGCCACCACCTTGGCTTCTCCATGCGTGTCTATGCACTTCCTCACGGCTTTCAGGATGAGCTGTAACCGTCGGTCCAAGGCCAGGAGATGGGGCTCAGTGAGGACAGGTGCCAGGGGGTCCTGCAGGAGGGATTCCCTCATCACAGCACTCAGCTGGTACTCgggctcagccagcagctgcaggcgcAGCAGCGTCGTCCTCTTTAttctgagagagaaagaaatcagacaTCCCAGTGCTGACGTTTCACAGCACCCCAGCAAGGAGCAGCTGTCTGAGCCTTCAGCtgagagagggaggagggagggaagacaCAGCTCCAGGTAACTGACAACAATATCTGGAACAAGAAGCTTTTAGTGAAGTAAATGGAAATCTCTGAAGAAACCTCTTGTTCTTACTTATTTTTCAGGCCACAG
It includes:
- the PRKAR1A gene encoding cAMP-dependent protein kinase type I-alpha regulatory subunit, with protein sequence MATSSSSSSEEERSLRECELYVQKHNIQQLLKDCIVQLCTVRPDRPMGFLREYFERLEKEETKQLLNQQKSGSRSDSREDEISPPPPMNPVVKGRRRRGAISAEVYTEEDAASYVRKVIPKDYKTMAALAKAIEKNVLFAHLDDNERSDIFDAMFPVTYIAGETVIQQGDEGDNFYVVDQGEMDVYVNNEWATSVGEGGSFGELALIYGTPRAATVKAKTNVKLWGIDRDSYRRILMGSTLRKRKMYEEFLSKVSILESLDKWERLTVADALEPVQFEDGQKIVVQGEPGDEFFIILEGTAAVLQRRSENEEFVEVGRLAPSDYFGEIALLMNRPRAATVVARGLLKCVKLDRPRFERVLGPCSDILKRNIQQYNSFVSLSV